A section of the Anaerolineales bacterium genome encodes:
- a CDS encoding YbhB/YbcL family Raf kinase inhibitor-like protein: AYESDEEIPVVHTCDGDDTSPALIWESLPEGAASLALVFDDPDAGGWVHWIAYDLSPGLDSLPAGLGSEVELPGGGQQGANTWGELGYGGPCPPSGRHRYVFTLYALDSDLGLAAGASAVEVLAAAEGHVLAAAELAGTYQRP; encoded by the coding sequence GCCTACGAGTCGGACGAGGAGATCCCCGTGGTGCACACCTGTGACGGGGACGATACGTCACCAGCCCTGATCTGGGAATCCCTGCCAGAGGGAGCAGCCAGCCTGGCGCTGGTGTTCGATGACCCCGACGCCGGCGGCTGGGTTCACTGGATCGCCTACGATCTTTCTCCCGGCCTGGACAGCCTGCCCGCCGGCCTTGGATCTGAAGTAGAACTGCCCGGCGGCGGGCAGCAGGGCGCCAACACCTGGGGCGAACTGGGCTACGGTGGCCCGTGCCCGCCGAGCGGGAGGCATCGCTATGTGTTCACCCTGTATGCCCTTGACTCGGACCTCGGCCTCGCTGCCGGCGCCTCGGCGGTGGAGGTCTTGGCTGCCGCCGAAGGGCACGTCCTGGCCGCAGCCGAACTGGCAGGCACCTATCAACGGCCTTGA